From a region of the Acinetobacter calcoaceticus genome:
- a CDS encoding PhzF family phenazine biosynthesis protein, translated as MSVVAFKQVDVFTSQVFKGNPVAVIMDASTLTSEQMQAIANWTNLSETTFVLPATDSQADYQVRIFTPQSELPFAGHPTIGTAHALLEAGLISAKEGKLVQQCGAGLVALTVSELNHISFELPQPKITPLDQTQTEKLAAILKCEINTQWNATLVDVGARWVVLQAVNAQAVLDSQPDFAALKEHDLEMKVGGATVYGFYENNDEQKYIEVRSFAPSIGVNEDPVCGSGNGSVASFIRYHGILPAQNDVVLSSQGRVLGRDGQLQLNLYQDKILVGGTAVTCIDGTINL; from the coding sequence ATGTCCGTTGTAGCATTTAAACAAGTTGATGTTTTTACTTCACAAGTATTTAAAGGAAATCCTGTCGCGGTGATTATGGACGCTAGTACCTTAACATCTGAACAAATGCAGGCGATTGCCAATTGGACCAATCTCTCTGAAACTACATTTGTATTGCCTGCTACAGATTCGCAAGCCGATTATCAGGTTCGAATTTTTACTCCGCAAAGTGAATTACCATTTGCAGGCCATCCTACAATCGGCACAGCCCATGCTTTACTTGAAGCTGGTCTAATTTCGGCTAAAGAAGGGAAATTGGTACAGCAATGTGGTGCAGGTTTAGTTGCTCTTACGGTAAGTGAATTAAATCATATTTCCTTTGAACTACCACAACCTAAAATTACACCTTTAGATCAAACCCAGACTGAAAAACTAGCAGCGATTTTAAAATGTGAAATTAATACGCAATGGAATGCCACATTAGTTGATGTAGGCGCACGCTGGGTTGTCTTGCAAGCTGTAAACGCGCAAGCTGTTTTAGATAGCCAACCAGACTTCGCTGCTCTAAAAGAACATGATTTAGAAATGAAAGTTGGGGGAGCGACGGTTTATGGTTTTTATGAAAATAATGATGAGCAAAAATATATAGAAGTTCGCTCATTTGCTCCTTCAATTGGAGTAAATGAAGATCCAGTTTGTGGTAGTGGTAATGGCAGCGTAGCGTCTTTTATTCGTTACCATGGTATTTTGCCAGCACAGAACGATGTAGTTCTTTCTTCACAAGGTCGCGTTTTAGGACGTGACGGACAGCTTCAACTAAATTTATATCAAGATAAAATTTTAGTAGGTGGAACTGCTGTTACCTGTATCGATGGCACGATTAACCTATAA
- a CDS encoding ferredoxin--NADP reductase, whose product MAAFNVERITHVHHWNDTLFSFKTTRDTSLRFKNGQFVMIGLEVNGKPLMRAYSIASANYEEELEFFSIKVQDGPLTSILQKVQVGDEILISKKPTGTLVHDDLLPGKNLYLLSSGTGLAPFLSIIRDPETYERFEKVIVVHGTRYISELAYQDLILNELPNHEFFEELGIKDKLVYYPTVTREPFHTQGRVTTAIETGALFEKVGLPRFNRETDRAMLCGSPAFLKDVAALLDEHGLVESPRMGVMGDYVIERAFVEK is encoded by the coding sequence ATGGCTGCTTTTAACGTCGAACGCATTACTCATGTTCACCACTGGAATGACACCCTTTTCAGTTTTAAAACTACACGCGACACTAGCTTACGTTTTAAAAATGGTCAGTTCGTAATGATCGGACTTGAAGTGAATGGCAAACCGTTAATGCGTGCGTATTCGATTGCAAGTGCAAACTACGAAGAAGAGTTAGAATTCTTCTCAATTAAAGTACAAGATGGTCCTTTAACTTCGATTTTGCAAAAAGTACAAGTTGGTGATGAAATTTTAATTTCTAAAAAACCGACAGGTACTTTGGTTCATGATGACCTTTTACCGGGTAAAAACTTGTACCTTTTATCTTCTGGTACTGGTCTTGCTCCATTCTTGTCAATTATTCGTGACCCAGAAACTTACGAACGCTTTGAAAAAGTAATTGTTGTTCATGGCACACGTTATATTTCTGAATTAGCTTATCAAGACCTTATCTTGAATGAACTTCCAAACCATGAATTCTTTGAAGAATTAGGCATTAAAGACAAACTTGTTTACTACCCTACTGTAACTCGTGAACCTTTCCACACTCAAGGCCGTGTTACCACTGCAATTGAAACTGGTGCTTTATTTGAAAAAGTTGGTTTACCACGCTTTAACCGTGAAACTGACCGTGCAATGCTTTGCGGTAGCCCTGCTTTCTTGAAAGACGTTGCTGCGTTACTTGACGAACATGGTTTAGTTGAATCACCTCGTATGGGTGTAATGGGCGACTACGTAATTGAACGTGCTTTCGTAGAAAAATAA
- the tsaA gene encoding tRNA (N6-threonylcarbamoyladenosine(37)-N6)-methyltransferase TrmO produces the protein MINSVTFPLIGHMCSPYREKFGIPRQPNLVNIESYIDMIEPYNDLLAFEGIEQFSHLWLVWQFHDNKNQGSVDKFRPQVRPPRLGGNEKIGVFATRSMYRPSPIGLSVVKLNKVEKVGKSVRVYVTGSDLLNGTPILDIKPYIQYSDAIADAQSGYAHAEPERKSVIWSESALIAQKYFLQNKEMNSQYLDELEQVLALDPRPAYQEDPERIYKMKFSDFDIHFKVDQFVITVVDVMKASSVTQ, from the coding sequence ATGATCAACTCTGTCACCTTCCCCCTAATCGGCCACATGTGCTCTCCATATCGAGAAAAATTCGGTATTCCACGCCAGCCTAATTTGGTAAATATCGAATCATATATCGACATGATAGAACCTTATAATGACTTGTTGGCTTTTGAAGGAATTGAACAATTTAGTCATCTCTGGCTAGTCTGGCAGTTTCATGACAATAAGAATCAGGGCAGTGTAGATAAATTCCGTCCACAGGTTCGTCCACCACGATTAGGGGGCAATGAAAAAATTGGCGTATTTGCTACACGTAGCATGTATCGACCCTCTCCAATTGGGCTGTCAGTGGTAAAGCTGAATAAAGTTGAAAAAGTCGGTAAGTCAGTTCGTGTATATGTCACAGGAAGTGATTTATTAAATGGCACTCCTATTTTAGACATCAAACCCTATATTCAATATTCCGATGCGATTGCTGATGCACAAAGTGGTTATGCACATGCAGAACCAGAGCGTAAATCAGTCATTTGGTCTGAATCTGCTCTCATTGCTCAAAAATATTTTCTACAAAATAAAGAAATGAATTCTCAATATCTTGATGAGCTTGAGCAGGTATTGGCTTTAGACCCTCGACCTGCTTATCAAGAAGACCCTGAACGAATTTATAAAATGAAATTCTCAGACTTTGATATTCATTTTAAAGTTGATCAATTTGTAATTACAGTTGTTGATGTAATGAAGGCTTCTTCAGTCACTCAATAA
- a CDS encoding MgtC/SapB family protein, with product MELPMTTSLQTTSFEEFITVIAAALGCGLLIGLERERSKLKHEYKTFAGFRSFAISALLGAICFLFGTEIGIVGALIIGAISIVSLKNQPNDPGVTTELAFIMTYFIGALCIWNISLAAGLAVIMTIILLAKQSMHGIASQWITESELRDGIFLLALLLIALPLVPNKPFWGPVLNPHVILKLLTLILFVQALAHIAKRLLSSKNALLLSSLASGFVSSTAAIASLGLEVRSGRANATTNAGAALMSCVSTLIQTLIIVIGISFAWFKLIIFPTLIALVVLAIWAFILLRKAEPSTSSPELDSRMFSLKEAIIIAGTLTLIQAGVYGLSISLGDAGLIAGTLLASLFEIHAAIAAVIVQGEPDSTHMTPLLIAFLGGFAVHALAKSVNSAISGGLLYALAFVPAQLIHMAIFIALLWLNIHWF from the coding sequence ATGGAACTTCCAATGACAACGTCATTACAAACAACATCTTTTGAAGAATTCATTACAGTCATTGCTGCGGCTCTCGGTTGTGGCTTATTAATTGGTCTAGAACGTGAACGAAGTAAGCTCAAACATGAATATAAAACTTTCGCTGGTTTCAGATCTTTTGCAATTAGTGCGCTATTAGGAGCAATCTGTTTTTTATTTGGCACTGAAATTGGGATTGTTGGAGCTTTAATCATTGGGGCAATCAGTATTGTATCTCTCAAAAATCAGCCAAATGACCCTGGTGTGACCACTGAACTTGCCTTTATTATGACCTACTTCATTGGGGCACTTTGTATTTGGAATATCTCATTGGCTGCTGGACTAGCCGTCATCATGACAATTATTTTATTGGCTAAGCAATCTATGCATGGCATTGCTAGTCAGTGGATTACCGAATCAGAATTGCGTGATGGTATTTTCCTACTCGCCTTGCTCTTAATTGCGTTGCCTTTAGTTCCTAATAAGCCTTTCTGGGGGCCTGTTTTAAATCCACATGTCATTTTAAAATTACTTACTTTAATTTTATTTGTGCAAGCACTCGCGCATATTGCGAAGCGGTTACTCTCCTCTAAAAATGCATTATTACTTTCTTCTTTAGCTTCAGGTTTTGTTTCCAGTACAGCAGCTATTGCCAGTCTGGGTTTAGAAGTACGCTCTGGTCGTGCGAATGCCACCACAAATGCAGGTGCTGCATTAATGTCTTGTGTTTCAACGCTCATTCAGACCTTAATTATTGTGATCGGTATTAGTTTTGCTTGGTTTAAGTTGATTATATTTCCTACACTTATTGCATTAGTTGTTTTAGCAATATGGGCCTTTATTTTATTACGTAAAGCAGAGCCTAGCACTAGTTCACCCGAACTCGACTCAAGAATGTTCAGCTTAAAAGAAGCCATTATTATTGCCGGAACACTCACCCTCATTCAGGCAGGTGTTTATGGTTTAAGTATATCTTTAGGCGATGCAGGATTAATCGCTGGAACCCTGCTCGCTTCTTTATTTGAAATACATGCAGCTATTGCGGCAGTCATTGTACAAGGTGAACCTGATAGCACACATATGACGCCTTTATTAATTGCCTTTTTAGGAGGCTTTGCAGTGCATGCACTTGCCAAAAGCGTGAACTCTGCAATTTCGGGCGGGCTGCTCTATGCACTGGCTTTCGTTCCCGCCCAGCTTATTCATATGGCTATATTCATTGCTTTACTTTGGCTCAACATACATTGGTTTTAA
- a CDS encoding GspE/PulE family protein: MNAHVDVDTYWCLEQLLQEGRITERDKLLVQSSQRQKDQLKWHPLQWIAYFNLKDQQHTQAHLSLNRLCLWFADRVQLPLFVIDPLKADVSALTQVMSQEFAIRNHILAVEIHADRIVIGTDQPFQTDWLNNLERSLAPKKIERVLLNPEQLQRYLREYYQVSRAVNSAQKDAAHDRENKNVEALLQLGDSQNPDANDQHIVKLVDWILQFAFEQSASDIHMEPRKDNGKVRFRIDGVLHTIYNMPSNTLTAVIARIKILGRLNVAEKRKPQDGRLKTRTPKGQETELRLSTLPTAFGEKLVMRIFDPDVLVRSFHQLGFEESLLQQWQQLTKNSHGIILVTGPTGSGKTTTLYSSLKQLATDQVNVCTIEDPIEMLEPSFNQMQVNNAIELGFADGVRALMRQDPDIIMIGEIRDQDTANMAIQAALTGHLVLSTLHTNDAPSSLTRLHDLGVQPFLTAATILGVLAQRLVRQLCPHCKQQAQINEDEWQHLTFDYIIEMPEKVYQAVGCEQCRHTGYKGRIGIYEFMPVSLELKHLMSSHVTLNDLRTQTKKEGIEPLRIAGARKVINGVTTLEEVLRVVPLN, encoded by the coding sequence ATGAATGCACATGTAGACGTGGATACGTATTGGTGTCTAGAACAACTATTACAAGAAGGCCGTATTACAGAACGAGATAAATTACTGGTACAGTCAAGCCAGCGCCAAAAAGACCAGTTGAAATGGCATCCTTTACAGTGGATCGCATATTTTAATTTAAAAGATCAGCAGCACACACAGGCCCATTTAAGTTTAAATCGTTTGTGCTTATGGTTTGCAGATCGGGTTCAACTTCCTCTATTTGTGATTGATCCTTTAAAGGCAGATGTGAGTGCTTTAACTCAAGTCATGTCACAAGAATTTGCTATTCGCAATCATATTTTAGCTGTCGAAATTCATGCCGATCGAATTGTGATTGGAACAGACCAGCCATTTCAAACAGATTGGCTCAATAATCTTGAACGAAGTCTAGCTCCTAAAAAAATTGAGCGGGTATTACTCAATCCCGAACAGTTACAACGTTATTTGCGAGAATATTATCAGGTCAGTCGGGCGGTAAACTCAGCTCAAAAAGATGCAGCTCATGACCGTGAAAATAAAAATGTTGAAGCTCTTTTACAACTTGGGGATAGCCAAAACCCAGATGCGAATGATCAGCATATTGTGAAATTAGTTGATTGGATTTTACAGTTTGCATTCGAGCAGAGCGCCAGTGACATTCATATGGAACCGCGCAAAGATAATGGTAAAGTCAGGTTTCGTATTGATGGGGTTTTGCACACCATTTATAACATGCCTTCAAATACGCTGACCGCCGTGATTGCACGTATTAAGATTTTAGGACGTTTAAATGTCGCCGAAAAGCGTAAACCACAAGATGGTCGATTAAAAACTCGGACGCCAAAAGGGCAAGAAACAGAGCTACGTTTATCAACTTTGCCAACTGCATTTGGTGAAAAACTGGTTATGCGTATTTTCGATCCCGATGTCTTGGTACGTTCTTTTCATCAACTGGGTTTTGAAGAGAGCCTATTACAACAGTGGCAGCAATTAACAAAAAATAGTCATGGCATTATTTTAGTCACGGGTCCTACAGGTTCAGGTAAAACGACAACGCTATATTCTTCTTTAAAGCAGCTCGCAACAGATCAGGTTAATGTATGTACCATTGAAGATCCAATTGAAATGTTAGAGCCTAGTTTTAACCAGATGCAGGTCAACAATGCAATTGAATTAGGCTTTGCAGATGGTGTGCGGGCACTCATGCGTCAAGACCCCGACATTATTATGATTGGGGAAATTCGTGATCAAGATACGGCGAATATGGCAATTCAAGCGGCATTAACCGGTCATTTAGTATTATCAACTTTACACACCAATGATGCGCCGTCCAGTTTAACTCGCTTGCACGATTTAGGTGTTCAGCCATTTCTTACTGCCGCAACAATTTTGGGTGTTCTCGCGCAACGTTTAGTGCGACAGCTTTGCCCACACTGTAAACAACAAGCACAAATTAATGAGGACGAGTGGCAGCACCTAACATTCGATTACATTATAGAAATGCCAGAAAAAGTCTATCAGGCTGTTGGATGTGAACAATGTCGTCATACAGGTTATAAGGGGCGAATCGGTATTTATGAATTTATGCCAGTAAGTCTTGAGCTTAAGCATCTTATGAGTAGTCATGTGACGTTAAATGATTTGAGAACACAAACTAAAAAAGAAGGTATAGAACCCTTAAGAATTGCGGGTGCTCGTAAAGTCATTAATGGTGTTACGACATTAGAAGAGGTCTTGCGGGTTGTGCCCTTAAATTAA
- a CDS encoding NirD/YgiW/YdeI family stress tolerance protein gives MNMLKVMMMTAGMTAAGVVLANTPVNQAAIAPVTVTKVKQALTAKDSTPIKLHGQVVKSLGDEKYQFRDKTGSITVDVDDELWQGRPISPNTNVTLIGEVDIDYKPLKRVEIDVDQVQF, from the coding sequence ATGAATATGCTTAAAGTAATGATGATGACTGCTGGTATGACTGCCGCTGGTGTAGTTCTAGCGAATACACCAGTCAATCAGGCCGCAATTGCTCCTGTAACTGTAACTAAAGTAAAACAGGCATTAACGGCTAAAGATAGTACACCGATAAAATTACATGGTCAGGTTGTAAAATCTTTAGGTGATGAAAAATATCAATTTCGTGACAAGACAGGTAGCATTACAGTTGATGTAGATGATGAGCTTTGGCAAGGTCGTCCTATTTCACCAAATACAAATGTAACTTTAATTGGTGAAGTAGACATTGATTATAAACCTTTAAAACGCGTCGAAATTGATGTGGATCAAGTTCAGTTTTAA
- a CDS encoding response regulator transcription factor, whose protein sequence is MRILLAEDDRSQAESIQSWLELDGYQVDWVERGDYALTAIEQHDYDCILLDRGLPQLAGEKVLTTIRHKQRNVPVIFITARDSIHDRVEGLDLGANDYLVKPFSLEELSARIRAQLRKQTLSQQSVLTWGDLQLDTQAKVVSCAGKSIDLTAKEFQILRKLMVHPEHIITRDQLEEALYAWGEEIESNAIEVFIYQLRKKIGSSCIKTIRGLGYRMGDLK, encoded by the coding sequence ATGAGAATTTTGCTTGCAGAAGATGATCGCTCTCAAGCTGAAAGTATTCAATCATGGTTAGAGTTAGATGGTTATCAGGTCGATTGGGTGGAAAGAGGTGATTATGCGCTTACAGCAATCGAGCAGCATGACTATGATTGTATTTTGCTTGATCGGGGGCTGCCTCAACTGGCTGGTGAAAAAGTTTTAACAACGATCCGCCATAAACAAAGAAATGTTCCTGTTATTTTTATTACCGCACGTGACAGTATTCATGACCGAGTCGAAGGACTAGATTTAGGTGCAAATGATTATTTGGTTAAGCCTTTTAGTTTAGAAGAGTTATCTGCCCGAATCCGCGCTCAATTACGCAAACAAACTTTGAGTCAGCAATCGGTTTTAACGTGGGGCGATCTGCAACTCGATACACAAGCGAAAGTTGTATCGTGTGCTGGCAAATCTATTGATTTAACAGCGAAAGAGTTCCAAATATTACGTAAGCTGATGGTTCATCCTGAACATATTATTACGCGTGATCAATTAGAAGAAGCGCTCTATGCATGGGGTGAGGAAATTGAAAGTAACGCAATAGAAGTATTTATTTATCAGCTTCGAAAAAAAATCGGGAGTAGCTGCATTAAAACCATACGGGGGCTAGGCTACCGTATGGGAGATTTAAAATGA
- a CDS encoding sensor histidine kinase, producing the protein MKSNRSSLQSQLVKTTIWSSVVVGLLALSLLTIFSIYHNMSVQDEIMDEISDTLLVSDLSGHSMKQFDELSDEFDIQYELLDAGQLLTHSHSYQHELFEQGNLSEGFSYFWFDGQLWRSLATQQEDSQLQVEVFQPMSTRIEEVLKALAGYSGLMVLFWLLQWVIVSWRTEQQLAALNLLSKRIAQKTASNLEPIQDPDVITEIQPVIDALNQLLARLQRALVAEQRFTADASHELRSPLSAIQMRLQVLQRKYQHVPELHQDFERIQEDVSRSTKILENLLLLARLEPNEAEQPELPKAVIDLNYLLARVIETVDLDAQAKQMLIETDTFSTETKTFANEELLFIAFRNLFDNAIRYSPTLGSIHVEISQDEQQIKISIQDTGNGVDDEVLQRLGQRFFRVLGTQQQGSGLGISITRKIIELHNGELHFMHAEQGGLRVEVNLPL; encoded by the coding sequence ATGAAATCAAATCGCTCATCCTTGCAGTCACAACTAGTTAAAACCACGATTTGGAGTAGTGTGGTGGTTGGGTTGCTGGCTTTAAGCTTACTCACTATATTTTCTATTTATCACAACATGTCAGTGCAAGACGAAATCATGGACGAAATTTCAGACACATTGCTAGTTTCTGATCTTTCTGGGCACTCTATGAAACAGTTTGATGAGCTCAGTGATGAGTTTGATATTCAGTATGAGTTATTAGACGCAGGCCAATTACTTACTCATTCTCATAGCTATCAGCACGAGCTTTTTGAACAAGGTAATTTATCAGAAGGTTTTTCATATTTTTGGTTTGATGGTCAATTATGGCGTAGTTTGGCTACACAGCAAGAAGACTCCCAACTTCAAGTTGAAGTCTTTCAGCCAATGAGTACCCGTATTGAAGAAGTACTCAAGGCACTTGCTGGGTATAGTGGCCTTATGGTGTTGTTCTGGCTGTTACAATGGGTCATTGTCAGTTGGCGTACTGAACAACAATTGGCTGCGTTAAATCTACTTTCTAAACGTATTGCCCAAAAAACAGCATCAAATTTAGAACCTATTCAAGACCCAGATGTCATTACCGAAATTCAGCCTGTGATTGATGCGCTAAACCAATTACTTGCAAGGTTGCAAAGGGCTCTCGTTGCTGAACAGCGTTTTACCGCAGATGCTTCTCATGAGTTACGATCTCCATTATCTGCCATACAAATGCGTCTTCAGGTTTTGCAGCGTAAATATCAACATGTTCCAGAACTTCATCAGGACTTTGAGCGTATACAAGAAGACGTTTCTAGAAGTACAAAAATACTTGAAAATTTATTGCTTCTTGCTCGTTTGGAACCCAATGAAGCAGAGCAGCCGGAACTTCCCAAGGCGGTTATCGATTTAAATTACTTACTGGCCAGAGTCATTGAAACTGTAGATTTGGATGCACAAGCTAAACAGATGCTGATAGAGACAGATACCTTCTCGACAGAAACTAAAACGTTTGCGAATGAAGAATTGCTCTTTATCGCTTTTAGAAATTTATTTGATAATGCCATACGTTATAGCCCGACTTTAGGCTCTATTCATGTTGAGATTAGTCAGGATGAACAGCAAATTAAAATCTCTATACAAGATACTGGAAATGGTGTTGATGATGAAGTATTGCAACGTTTAGGACAGCGTTTTTTCCGGGTATTAGGTACTCAACAGCAAGGTTCAGGGTTGGGAATTTCGATTACACGAAAAATTATTGAATTGCATAACGGTGAATTACATTTTATGCATGCTGAACAGGGTGGTTTGAGGGTGGAGGTTAATCTTCCATTATAA
- the hemP gene encoding hemin uptake protein HemP translates to MNAPFSLFTRNNETAHALPMLHSNNLFALGREIRIMHAGEEYRLRLTRNNRLILTK, encoded by the coding sequence ATGAACGCACCTTTTAGCTTATTTACTCGTAACAATGAAACAGCTCACGCCTTACCAATGTTACATTCTAATAACCTCTTTGCATTAGGCCGCGAAATCCGCATTATGCATGCTGGCGAGGAATATCGTTTACGCCTCACTCGCAATAACCGTCTTATTTTAACTAAATAA
- a CDS encoding thiamine phosphate synthase → MPKPIVDVAIAILIHRGKILVGWREEQQHQGGKHEFPGGKVEQGETPEEACRREIYEEVGIGLKDWHQFDYIHHEYDDIIVNLHLFHSYVPDELLNLIHQPWGWYTREQLLHLNFPKANKDIIKRLYWPHLIKISHTLTPVERSNTLLYWRIEDESEQQYIKQLSALDENQLSNLIINTDIWQQLSPELKKQIKTVHLKQSQLMNLQKGDLTVGVRYIAACHDAVSLKQAEQIGCDAVFISPIQPTATHPEAVALGWERFADLAQKSQIPVFALGGVHPDDLATAQQHGAYGLAGIRNF, encoded by the coding sequence ATGCCTAAACCGATCGTTGATGTCGCAATAGCCATCTTAATTCATCGTGGAAAAATATTAGTTGGATGGCGCGAAGAGCAGCAACATCAAGGTGGAAAGCATGAGTTTCCTGGTGGAAAGGTTGAGCAGGGGGAAACACCCGAAGAAGCCTGTCGCCGTGAAATCTATGAAGAAGTCGGTATCGGTTTAAAAGATTGGCATCAGTTTGATTATATTCACCATGAGTATGACGACATTATTGTCAATTTACATTTATTCCATAGTTATGTGCCTGATGAATTATTAAATCTTATTCATCAACCATGGGGATGGTACACACGGGAACAGCTACTTCACTTAAACTTTCCAAAAGCCAATAAAGACATCATAAAGCGACTCTATTGGCCTCATCTCATCAAAATCAGCCATACGCTTACGCCTGTAGAGCGTAGCAATACTTTATTGTACTGGCGTATAGAAGATGAATCTGAGCAGCAATATATAAAGCAATTAAGTGCTTTAGATGAAAATCAGTTATCAAACTTAATTATTAATACAGATATTTGGCAGCAGTTGAGCCCTGAGTTAAAGAAACAGATTAAGACCGTTCATTTAAAACAATCTCAGCTCATGAATTTGCAGAAGGGCGATTTAACAGTAGGCGTACGCTATATTGCCGCTTGTCATGATGCGGTTTCTTTAAAGCAGGCTGAGCAGATTGGTTGTGATGCTGTTTTTATTAGTCCTATACAACCAACAGCAACTCATCCAGAAGCTGTGGCATTAGGGTGGGAACGCTTTGCTGATCTAGCCCAAAAAAGCCAGATTCCAGTTTTTGCATTGGGAGGAGTGCATCCTGATGATTTAGCCACTGCACAGCAGCATGGTGCATATGGCCTAGCAGGCATTCGTAATTTCTAA
- a CDS encoding tetratricopeptide repeat protein produces MLKKGVFYIGAVLMVGCTTLPDHSDSKEKTPTPPVKKNTETPSGVKITPYEHPEIHRKNLQVIVPQQKKLQRFNDDGSQLPAFKVLMQKTQQAYKNQQWSEAESYALQAQRLAPQAAETYLFLALTANHKQQYSNAESLARRGLSFAQSQAMKKQLWLTILKAGQQRNNQKTVQEAQKALKAL; encoded by the coding sequence ATGTTGAAGAAAGGTGTTTTTTATATTGGTGCTGTTCTTATGGTTGGCTGTACAACTTTGCCTGATCATTCTGACTCCAAAGAGAAAACACCAACCCCGCCAGTGAAGAAAAATACGGAAACTCCATCGGGTGTAAAAATTACACCTTATGAGCATCCAGAAATTCACCGCAAGAACTTGCAGGTTATTGTTCCGCAGCAAAAGAAGCTTCAACGCTTTAATGATGATGGAAGTCAGTTACCTGCATTTAAAGTGTTAATGCAAAAGACACAACAAGCTTACAAAAATCAGCAATGGTCAGAAGCTGAAAGCTATGCACTTCAAGCACAGCGTTTAGCACCACAAGCAGCTGAGACTTATTTATTTCTTGCCCTTACAGCAAATCATAAACAGCAATATTCTAATGCTGAGTCTTTAGCACGACGTGGTTTAAGTTTTGCCCAAAGTCAGGCCATGAAAAAGCAGCTTTGGTTGACCATTTTAAAAGCTGGGCAACAACGTAATAATCAAAAAACTGTTCAAGAAGCGCAAAAAGCATTAAAAGCTCTCTAG